A region of Vitis vinifera cultivar Pinot Noir 40024 chromosome 13, ASM3070453v1 DNA encodes the following proteins:
- the LOC100251231 gene encoding probable pectate lyase 13-like precursor (The RefSeq protein has 3 substitutions compared to this genomic sequence) — protein MLRNTHIVFICLLGCLCPVITATDLPHQHPNPEAVVLQVQRRLNASLARRGLLGVHENDQVSCLTGNPIDDCWRCDPNWEADRQHLAECGIGFGQQAVGGKGGQVYVVTDHSDSGNPGSLRYAVTKPEPLWIIFSSDMLIKLKRELIVNSYKTIDGRGANVQITGGGCIGLKYVTNVIIHNIQLHHCVPSESDGDGISIMGSRYIWIDHCSLSYCKDGLIDATLGSTAITLSNNYFSHHDKVMLLGRSDGDEMDDGMQVTVAFNRFGEALEQRMPRCRRGYFHVVNNDYTQWGIYAIGGSASPTINSQGNRYTAPPSTNAKEVTRRMDAKDGDWARWNWRTEGDIMVNGAYFVPSGDGLGAQFAMASSVEPKSAGFIDQLTVNAGALPPTSVVGGIPNGQVPNSIPNSQVPNGVPNDPVPNVGGTNGDNGGLGSYSGGAGANSGYAGGGAASGSNYGDGGGAAAAGANPGYAGGGAASGSNYGDGGGAAASGSNYGDWNFFGMTHGSGAPRLPPPSTTSVLSAPFVTLFLYFIINYGCSILPL, from the exons ATGCTTCGTAACACCCACATTGTCTTTATATGCCTTCTGGGCTGCCTCTGCCCCGTTATAACAGCCACTGATCTCCCCCATCAACACCCCAATCCTGAAGCTGTGGTTCTACAAGTTCAAAG GAGACTGAATGCGTCTCTTGCAAGGAGGGGCTTACTGGGTGTCCATGAAAATGACCAGGTTTCATGTCTCACCGGCAACCCCATCGATGACTGTTGGAGGTGCGACCCCAATTGGGAGGCTGATCGCCAACATCTGGCCGAATGTGGGATTGGGTTCGGTCAGCAAGCAGTTGGTGGCAAAGGTGGTCAAGTCTATGTGGTCACTGACCACTCCGACTCAGGGAATCCGGGTTCGCTCCGATACGCTGTCACCAAACCCGAGCCACTTTGGATTATTTTCTCCAGTGATATGCTGATAAAACTCAAGAGAGAGCTTATAGTAAACAGCTACAAGACTATCGATGGACGAGGCGCAAATGTTCAAATCACGGGCGGTGGCTGCATTGGCCTCAAATACGTTACAAATGTTATCATACACAACATTCAGCTTCATCATTGTGTCCCCTCGGAATCGGACGGTGATGGGATATCCATCATGGGGTCAAGGTACATCTGGATAGACCACTGCTCCCTCTCCTATTGCAAGGATGGCCTGATCGATGCCACATTGGGTTCCACCGCCATCACCCTATCAAACAACTACTTCTCGCATCATGACAAAGTGATGCTCCTGGGTCGAAGCGACGGCGACGAGATGGATGATGGGATGCAAGTGACGGTGGCCTTCAATCGCTTCGGTGAGGCGCTGGAGCAGAGGATGCCAAGGTGCCGGCGGGGGTACTTCCACGTGGTGAATAACGATTACACGCAATGGGGGATTTATGCCATTGGCGGCAGCGCAAGCCCTACTATTAATAGCCAAGGCAACCGTTACACAGCACCACCGTCCACAAATGCCAAGGAG GTGACGAGGCGTATGGATGCAAAAGATGGAGATTGGGCACGTTGGAATTGGAGAACAGAGGGAGACATAATGGTCAACGGCGCATACTTTGTGCCCTCTGGCGATGGTTTGGGTGCTCAGTTTGCTATGGCTTCTAGCGTGGAGCCCAAATCTGCAGGCTTCATTGATCAACTCACCATGAATGCCGGTGCCCTTCCTCCCACCAG TGTAGTTGGAAGCATACCAAATGGTCAAGTACCCAATAGCATACCGAATAGTCAAGTACCCAATGGCGTACCAAATGATCCAGTACCCAATGTTGGCGGAACTAACGGGGATAATGGTGGTCTAGGGTCCTACAGTGGTGGTGCTGGGGCTAATTCCGGTTATGCTGGTGGTGGTGCTGCTTCTGGGTCCAATTatggtgatggtggtggtgcTGCTGCTGCTGGGGCTAATCCCGGTTATGCTGGTGGTGGTGCTGCTTCTGGGTCCAATTatggtgatggtggtggtgcTGCTGCTTCTGGGTCCAATTATGGTGATTGGAATTTCTTTGGAATGACACATGGGAGCGGTGCACCGCGGCTGCCACCTCCATCAACCACCTCCGTTCTTTCAGCTCCTTTTGTTACTTTATTCCTGTACTTTATTATCAACTATGGTTGTTGTATATTACCATTGTAA
- the LOC100246085 gene encoding SHUGOSHIN 2: MEGLLVLDPGVEDNKAKREKMVKGSFGNTPRKRLADISNFQEKKSKPTTQVEKPLTIPPTTKEYIEHLHQENMALAKLLADRNKIIEVTGIELQKLRICLQKLQQQNLQLAQANSQMLAELNSGKDRLRVLHHELGCKNGILQVRNSELEEKAKKKTYKKTGNQVGTIKCEEAGESLQEDKSDDKPCTTKRRQSKNQSIVSPSSSKQVQEKDKAENKKLQSRRQSTRFISVKSEPTEDLFEIDDAKFPASQLHDDPMHDNCPTSLGSSGKKANGDGALEVATPEFRRSSIGRPLRRAAEKVQSYKEIPINVKMRRSE, translated from the exons ATGGAGGGTTTATTGGTTCTCGATCCGGGAGTTGAAG ATAATAaagcaaaaagagaaaaaatggtgAAAGGATCTTTTGGGAACACACCAAGGAAAAGGCTCGCTGACATTAGCAACTTTcaagagaaaaaatctaaacCCACAACCCAAGTTGAAAAACCGCTGACCATTCCCCCTACTACTAAAGAGTATATCGAGCATCTTCACCAG GAAAATATGGCATTGGCAAAGCTTCTTGCAGACCGAAA TAAAATCATTGAAGTGACTGGAATTGAGTTGCAGAAACTGCGAATCTGTTTGCAGAAACTTCAGCAACAGAACTTGCAGCTTGCACAAGCAAACAGCCAGATGTTGGCG GAACTTAATTCAGGCAAAGATAGG TTAAGAGTACTACATCACGAGCTTGGCTGCAAAAACGGCATACTTCAAGTGAGAAATTCAGAATTGGAG GAGAAGGCGAAGaagaaaacatataaaaaaactGGCAATCAG GTGGGAACAATCAAGTGTGAGGAGGCAGGGGAATCCTTACAAGAAGATAAAAGTGATGATAAACCTTGTACTACAAAGAGGCGGCAATCAAAAAACCAGT CTATCGTTAGCCCGTCTTCTAGCAAACAAGTCCAAGAAAAAGATAAAGCTGAAAACAAAAA GCTGCAGTCAAGACGGCAATCTACTAGGTTTATATCTGTGAAATCTGAACCCACTGAAGACTTGTTTGAGATAGATGATGCCAAATTTCCTGCCTCCCAGCTGCATGATGATCCAATGCATGATAATTGTCCAACTTCCTTGGGTTCATCTGGAAAAAAAGCCAATGGAGATGGTGCCCTTGAAGTTGCAACTCCAGAATTTCGAAGATCATCTATTGGAAGGCCCTTACGTCGAGCAGCTGAGAAGGTTCAGTCCTACAAGGAAATTCCAATTAATGTAAAGATGCGGAGATCAGAGTGA